The Nocardioides ginsengisegetis region CGCGCGTCGCGCGTCGCAGAGCGTCCTCGTCGGTGGCCCCGGAGAAGACCTTCACCGCGACCATGGGTGCGGTGATCCCGAGTCGCGCGGGAGTCCTCGCGAGGTAGCGGCTGCCGTGTCCGGCGGTGCCCAGGAACTCCACGAACGAGTAGTCGGCAACCCCGTCCATCAGTGCGTCCTCCGAACTTTCCTGCGGGAAGCATCGCACCGCTCGGCGGACGCCGACGACACCGATTCAGGTGATCCCTGCACCCGGGTCGCGGAGGTACTTTCGAGATCTCGGCGGCCAGGGGTGTGCCTAGAGATGGGGGGAGCGCTGATGGCTGCTCACGACACGCAGGAGACCATCGCCCTGGTCTTCCTCGACATCGCCGTGATCGTGCTCGTCGCGCGCCTGCTGGGCCCGCTCGTACGCCGCCTCCGCCAGCCGACGGTCGTCGCCGAGATCCTGGCCGCCCTCGCCCTGGGGCCCTCCCTGCTGGGCGCGCTGCCCGGCAACCCGACCGACGACCTCTTCCCGCCCGACGTCCGGCCCTACCTCGCCGTGGTGGCGGCGCTGGGCCTGACGATCTACATGTTCGTCGTGGGGCTCGAGCTGGACCTCGGGCTGATCCGGGGCAAGGGCGCGACGGCCGGCACGATCTCGGCCTGCTCGGTGGCGCTGCCCTTCGGCCTCGGCACCCTCCTCGCGCTGTGGCTGCACGGCCGCCACGACACGGTGGCGGGCGACCACGTCGACCTGGTGCCGTTCGCGCTGTTCCTCGGCGCCGCCATGTCCGTGACCGCCTTCCCGGTCCTGGCCCGGATCCTGCAGGAGAGGCGCATGCAGCGCACGCCCACCGGCGCGCTCGCGCTGGCCTGCGCGGCCGTCGACGACGTGCTCGCCTGGATCATGCTCGCGGTGGTGCTCGCGATCGTGCGCTCCTCGGGCGGCGCCGACCTGGTGCGGATGGTCGCCGAGTCCGTCGGGTTCGTGGTCGTGATGTTCCTGGTCGTTCGTCCCCGGCTGCGCGTCCTGGTCGACCGACGTGACGCCGCCGGCGGACTGACGCCGGACATCTTCGCCGTCGTCCTGGTCGGGGTGCTCGTCTCGAGCTTCCTCACCGACAAGATCGGGATCCACGCGATCTTCGGCGCCTTCCTCTTCGGGGCGGCCATGCCACGGCGCGGCGCCGAGCGGCTCTCGCAGGAGATCCTCGAGCGGGTCGAGCAGGTGACGGTGCTGCTGCTGCTCCCCGTCTTCTTCGTGGTGACGGGTCTCAACGTCGACGTGACGGCCCTGGGCCGGTCCGGGGTGGTCGAGCTGCTCGCGGTCATGGCCGTGGCCTGCTTCGGCAAGTTCCTCGGCGCGGCCGCGGCCGCCCGGGGGCTGGGCATCCGGTCGCGGCGCGCCGCCGCCATCGGCGTGCTGATGAACACCCGTGGCCTGACCGAGCTGGTCGTGCTCAACGTCGGCCTGACCGTCGGTGTCCTCGACGAGCGCCTGTTCACCGTCATGGTCCT contains the following coding sequences:
- a CDS encoding cation:proton antiporter; its protein translation is MAAHDTQETIALVFLDIAVIVLVARLLGPLVRRLRQPTVVAEILAALALGPSLLGALPGNPTDDLFPPDVRPYLAVVAALGLTIYMFVVGLELDLGLIRGKGATAGTISACSVALPFGLGTLLALWLHGRHDTVAGDHVDLVPFALFLGAAMSVTAFPVLARILQERRMQRTPTGALALACAAVDDVLAWIMLAVVLAIVRSSGGADLVRMVAESVGFVVVMFLVVRPRLRVLVDRRDAAGGLTPDIFAVVLVGVLVSSFLTDKIGIHAIFGAFLFGAAMPRRGAERLSQEILERVEQVTVLLLLPVFFVVTGLNVDVTALGRSGVVELLAVMAVACFGKFLGAAAAARGLGIRSRRAAAIGVLMNTRGLTELVVLNVGLTVGVLDERLFTVMVLMAILTTVMTEPLLRLIYPDRAVQRDILEAERTALGLSAEHRVLVLAEGADAPDGQLVDWGVRLLGTGEDSELVISRIEARPLRRVEVGSGRLADLAAVATSLEATQSLARRATAAGAVVHVHSELADDPVAEARVHAEATGADVVLAAAGSALAAAAAEHDDAVVVTLHLPDEASTITGVAARVGTTADGTAAVEQAARVAERLGVPLQLVTRGGRRETRRASTLERRLEEAGIAASQTTEDDLLDRTGLDGASLVLVRGVADGPHPAAGTGPVLEVRGSAHDNDERLDAMLTRRCERPREDQREGQR